The Nostoc sp. 'Lobaria pulmonaria (5183) cyanobiont' genome window below encodes:
- a CDS encoding Uma2 family endonuclease, with translation MSAAKDFEFLNDVIFPPGDLYSDEPPLESELHLRQIILLLQSLELWWRNRNDFYAAGNLTIYYSQRQRRSEEFRGPDFFVVLGCERKVRKSWVVWEEDGKYPNIIVEFLSDSTAATDKGLKKQIFQDIFRTPEYFWFDPNNLEFAGFILIGGTYEPIEPNLQGWLWSQQLNLYLGVYEHKLRYFTAEGNLIPTPEEAVEQERQRAEQERQRAEQERQRAERLAAKLRELNIDPENLS, from the coding sequence ATGTCCGCCGCCAAAGATTTTGAATTCCTAAATGATGTAATATTTCCTCCAGGGGATTTATATAGTGACGAACCACCTTTGGAAAGTGAATTACATCTACGCCAAATAATTCTGCTATTACAATCTTTGGAATTGTGGTGGCGAAATCGCAATGACTTTTACGCTGCGGGTAATCTAACAATTTACTACAGTCAACGCCAGCGGAGGTCAGAAGAATTCCGGGGTCCCGATTTTTTTGTAGTGCTGGGATGTGAACGCAAAGTTCGTAAAAGTTGGGTTGTTTGGGAAGAAGACGGGAAATATCCTAACATAATTGTAGAGTTTCTCTCGGATTCTACAGCAGCAACTGACAAGGGTTTGAAAAAACAAATTTTTCAAGATATCTTTCGCACACCAGAATATTTTTGGTTCGATCCCAATAATTTAGAATTTGCTGGCTTTATCTTGATTGGCGGTACTTATGAACCGATAGAACCTAATCTTCAAGGATGGCTGTGGAGTCAGCAATTAAATTTGTACTTGGGTGTTTATGAACATAAATTGCGCTATTTCACTGCGGAAGGAAATCTAATTCCCACACCTGAAGAAGCCGTTGAACAAGAACGACAACGTGCTGAACAAGAACGACAACGCGCTGAACAAGAACGACAACGTGCTGAACGCCTAGCAGCAAAATTGCGAGAACTGAACATTGACCCAGAAAATTTATCGTAA
- a CDS encoding RluA family pseudouridine synthase, which produces MVVLHTLSDFIDCDFAIGDSSCSYWYEGRCPQNGVGVARRRHRLKLPRTSMSEAIAHGLIQYLANNDCYSREGKMYGILLVELPNGEQRVLKAFSGLLNGCSVVEGWVPPIPGRDEVAFEEARTLAELDAIKQEIITLKQLTERQQYEILFNDFEQQLQAMSDRHRYCKHQRQEKRQQICNILSSEALTIALEQLDEESRQQGIERRQLKRQQNAVLQPLQQVITATDARISELKQQRKALSCQLQAQMHASYSLTNFSGRSQSLQELMPGGLPTGTGDCCAPKLLHYAATHNLKPLAMAEFWWGTSSANQNKIPGEFYGACAERCQPLMGFLLSGLKPPLPARQKAVRSPSCPDRGRVWGEIIPIIYEDEWLIAVNKPAGLLSVPGRYRDRQDSVLSRLRHLLPDGMALLSVHRLDQETSGILLLARDRQTHRQLSQQFQQRQVHKVYEAILSGAVTVEQGKIDLPLWGDPENRPYQKVDWQYGKPSLTHFQVMEREGDYTRVEFTPLTGRTHQLRVHAADARGLGITILGDRLYGCRAVTSRLHLHARELRFKHPQLEKTLHLQAITPF; this is translated from the coding sequence ATGGTAGTTCTGCACACACTTTCAGATTTCATCGACTGCGATTTTGCGATCGGCGACTCATCTTGTAGCTATTGGTACGAAGGGCGTTGTCCGCAAAATGGCGTAGGCGTAGCCCGTCGTAGACATCGCCTAAAATTACCCCGCACTTCAATGTCCGAAGCGATCGCCCACGGACTAATACAATATCTTGCCAACAATGACTGTTATTCTCGTGAAGGGAAGATGTATGGAATACTATTGGTTGAACTGCCTAATGGCGAACAACGAGTACTAAAAGCCTTTTCCGGTCTTTTGAATGGTTGCAGTGTGGTTGAGGGCTGGGTGCCGCCAATTCCCGGACGAGACGAAGTTGCTTTCGAGGAAGCCCGCACTTTGGCTGAGTTGGACGCAATTAAGCAAGAAATTATTACCTTGAAGCAACTGACCGAACGCCAGCAGTATGAAATTCTGTTTAATGACTTTGAGCAGCAGTTGCAAGCAATGAGCGATCGCCATCGCTATTGCAAACATCAGCGACAGGAAAAACGTCAGCAAATCTGCAATATACTCTCTTCCGAAGCACTCACGATTGCCCTTGAACAACTCGACGAAGAGAGTCGTCAGCAGGGAATTGAGCGACGACAACTTAAACGCCAGCAAAATGCCGTATTACAGCCCCTCCAGCAGGTAATTACAGCGACGGATGCGCGAATTAGCGAACTGAAACAACAGCGTAAAGCACTTTCTTGTCAATTGCAAGCTCAGATGCACGCTAGCTACAGCCTGACTAATTTTTCCGGGCGATCGCAATCACTGCAAGAATTGATGCCAGGAGGTTTGCCCACTGGCACAGGAGACTGTTGTGCCCCAAAGCTGCTGCATTATGCGGCAACACATAATCTCAAACCCCTAGCAATGGCAGAATTTTGGTGGGGTACGTCTTCCGCAAATCAGAATAAAATTCCGGGAGAGTTTTATGGAGCGTGTGCCGAGCGATGTCAGCCATTGATGGGGTTTTTGCTCTCAGGCTTGAAACCTCCCTTGCCAGCTAGGCAAAAGGCAGTAAGAAGCCCTTCCTGCCCTGATAGGGGAAGGGTTTGGGGAGAGATCATACCAATTATTTATGAAGATGAATGGCTGATTGCTGTAAACAAACCTGCTGGATTACTTTCAGTACCCGGTCGTTATCGCGATCGCCAAGATAGTGTCTTGAGTCGCTTACGCCATCTATTACCTGATGGCATGGCACTTCTATCTGTGCATCGCCTAGATCAGGAAACTTCCGGGATTTTGTTGTTGGCGCGCGATCGCCAAACTCATCGGCAACTCAGCCAACAGTTTCAGCAACGCCAGGTTCACAAGGTTTATGAAGCCATACTTTCCGGTGCTGTGACAGTTGAGCAAGGTAAAATTGACTTGCCACTGTGGGGAGATCCTGAAAATCGCCCTTATCAAAAAGTTGATTGGCAGTATGGTAAACCTAGCTTGACACACTTCCAGGTAATGGAAAGAGAAGGGGACTACACCCGCGTAGAATTTACGCCACTAACAGGACGCACTCATCAGTTGAGGGTTCATGCAGCTGATGCGCGAGGACTTGGGATAACTATTTTAGGCGATCGCCTTTATGGATGCCGTGCAGTTACCAGTCGTTTACATCTGCACGCCAGAGAACTTCGCTTCAAGCATCCGCAGTTAGAAAAAACCTTGCATTTACAAGCAATTACGCCCTTTTGA
- a CDS encoding FdhF/YdeP family oxidoreductase, whose protein sequence is MLPKPKKHWTPQHWASWKPFGIGEQYPNNYWEVFRAIWLSRDKLPYTWNILNKGVCDGCALGTTGMKDWTVDGIHLCNVRLRLLRMNTMPAFDPVLLEDVSQLQKQKSAQLRDLGRLPYPMIRQRGEKGFRRVSWDEALGVISDRIRTTTPDRLSFYVTSRGTVNETYYATQKAVRAMGSNNIDNAARICHSPSTAGLKASLGAGATTCSYKDWIGTDLLVFIGSNVANNQPVTVKYLHYAKKAGTKIVVINTYREPGMERYWVPSIVESAVFGTKFAEDFFLINMGGDIAFLNGTIKHIIANNWVDQSFINLHTVGFAELKTSLESQSWEELERLSGTSCESMYAFAKMVKEANKAVFVWSMGITQHECGEDNVRSIINLALTKGFVGREGCGLMPIRGHSGVQGGAEMGCYATVFPGGKPITPENAAQLSQHWGFEVPTSKGLIAPEMINAAHQGQLDVLVSVGGNFLEVLPEPDYVEAALKQIPLRVHIDIVLSSQMLVEPADTVVLLPATTRYEIPGGVTETNTERRVIFSPEIPGPRIGEARPEWEVFLELARRVKPDLADKLAFADTAAIRQEIAQVVPQYAGIQHLQQAGDQFQYGGSHLCFGWNFPTPDGKAHFGVLLPRQRELPEGYFLLATRRGKQFNSMVQERKDAITGAMREAVLMNAADAAQLGLKDSDRVILKNDLGELLCQVYIAPIQSGNLQVHWPEGNVLLDKSKRSLEGVPDYNAIVRLEKI, encoded by the coding sequence ATGTTACCTAAACCCAAGAAGCACTGGACACCGCAGCACTGGGCCAGTTGGAAGCCCTTTGGCATTGGCGAACAGTACCCTAACAACTACTGGGAGGTCTTTCGGGCAATTTGGCTATCTCGTGACAAACTACCATACACGTGGAATATCCTAAATAAAGGTGTATGCGATGGTTGTGCTCTGGGAACAACAGGGATGAAAGATTGGACTGTAGATGGTATTCATCTGTGCAATGTCCGGTTGCGGCTGTTGCGGATGAATACTATGCCAGCTTTTGACCCTGTGCTATTGGAGGATGTCTCGCAATTACAAAAGCAAAAAAGTGCCCAATTAAGAGACTTGGGACGACTTCCTTATCCGATGATTCGTCAACGAGGCGAAAAAGGTTTTCGCCGTGTGAGTTGGGATGAAGCTTTAGGAGTAATTAGCGATCGCATTCGCACTACTACACCAGACCGCCTCAGTTTCTATGTTACCAGTCGTGGTACTGTCAACGAAACTTATTATGCTACCCAAAAAGCTGTGCGGGCAATGGGAAGCAATAATATTGATAACGCTGCCCGCATTTGCCATTCTCCCAGTACGGCGGGACTGAAAGCTTCTCTAGGTGCTGGGGCTACCACCTGTTCTTATAAAGACTGGATTGGTACTGATTTATTAGTCTTCATTGGCTCCAATGTTGCCAATAATCAGCCTGTTACTGTTAAATATCTCCATTACGCCAAGAAAGCTGGCACTAAAATTGTAGTTATTAATACTTACCGTGAGCCAGGAATGGAGCGCTACTGGGTTCCCTCAATTGTAGAAAGTGCCGTTTTCGGTACAAAATTTGCCGAAGACTTCTTCTTAATCAACATGGGCGGGGATATAGCGTTTTTAAATGGCACTATTAAACATATAATTGCTAACAATTGGGTAGACCAGTCATTTATTAACTTACATACAGTTGGCTTTGCCGAACTTAAAACATCGTTAGAAAGCCAATCTTGGGAAGAATTAGAGCGGCTTTCTGGAACATCGTGCGAATCAATGTACGCCTTTGCCAAAATGGTCAAAGAAGCTAATAAAGCTGTATTTGTTTGGAGTATGGGTATTACCCAGCATGAATGCGGCGAAGATAATGTGCGAAGTATCATTAATCTAGCTCTCACCAAAGGTTTTGTCGGTCGGGAAGGTTGTGGTTTAATGCCAATTCGCGGTCACTCTGGGGTGCAGGGTGGTGCAGAGATGGGATGTTACGCCACAGTATTTCCTGGTGGTAAGCCAATTACCCCAGAAAATGCTGCCCAATTGAGTCAGCATTGGGGCTTTGAAGTGCCGACAAGTAAAGGTTTAATTGCTCCAGAAATGATTAACGCCGCACATCAGGGACAGTTAGATGTGTTGGTTTCTGTGGGCGGGAATTTTTTAGAAGTGCTACCAGAACCAGATTATGTGGAAGCAGCACTGAAGCAAATACCCCTGCGGGTACATATAGATATTGTTCTCTCCAGCCAAATGTTAGTGGAACCTGCTGATACTGTGGTGCTTCTACCTGCGACGACTCGTTACGAAATACCAGGAGGAGTCACAGAAACTAACACCGAACGCCGGGTAATTTTCAGTCCAGAAATTCCGGGGCCGCGGATTGGAGAAGCGCGTCCAGAGTGGGAAGTGTTTTTAGAATTGGCAAGGCGGGTAAAGCCAGATTTGGCAGATAAGCTGGCTTTTGCTGACACAGCTGCTATTCGTCAAGAAATTGCTCAAGTCGTCCCCCAATATGCTGGGATTCAACACTTACAGCAAGCTGGCGACCAGTTTCAATATGGTGGCTCGCATTTATGCTTTGGTTGGAATTTCCCGACACCCGATGGGAAAGCACACTTTGGGGTATTATTGCCACGCCAAAGAGAATTACCAGAAGGTTATTTTTTATTAGCAACCCGCCGAGGCAAACAATTTAATAGTATGGTGCAGGAACGCAAGGATGCAATTACTGGGGCGATGCGAGAGGCGGTGCTAATGAATGCTGCTGATGCTGCACAGTTAGGTTTAAAAGATAGCGATCGCGTCATTCTTAAGAATGATTTAGGTGAGTTGTTATGTCAAGTCTATATTGCGCCAATTCAGTCAGGTAACTTGCAGGTACATTGGCCAGAAGGGAATGTGCTACTCGATAAAAGTAAGCGATCGCTCGAAGGTGTACCTGATTATAATGCGATCGTGCGGTTGGAAAAAATCTAA
- a CDS encoding CHAT domain-containing protein has protein sequence MARPNFWNTARKKGVFRKWQIILLALLGLTFSFSVHLLSAASIVPVIEKVSIQSSQPISNASISHTEVPESIEQLMQKGKTLYQSGQFAFAAQTFQQAAQVYQSQNDALNQALALNFLSLTEEKLGHLNQASVAITTSLNLLKQANLSTSNAKHILALVLNTQGNLQLVLGQVENALQSWQKAAKTYTEIGDSAGNIGTLINQATAFQSLGLYHRTMKIFEQVEKNLLSMPNSLLKAAGLRSFGNSLLASGDISGDIEDPEKILEQSLAVAQQLRSPQEESATLLSLGNLAFARGKKNLIKESTTEDNFLPSRCGQTAIAQTEDTKYFKKASDYYDEIANKSSSPITTVQAQLNRLSVLQFLGQQPTSEYLGAIKSAFSNLTPSRAAVYARINFVQSLVCLEKAQKQTTREIFNSPTQNQDFQAAAREQAKIQNPEEIVELLNTAVQQAKDIKDQRAESYSLGYLAQFYEMKKQLPNAQRYTESALNLAQMINAPDIAYQWEWQLGRLLLVQGDSERAVAAYTTAVETLHTLRGDLVALNPDIQFDFRDEVEPVYRQLVGLLLQSDQTSTDKAVTKQVSQKNLKQARDVIEALQLAELDNFFQDTCITIQPTPIDEVVNNANPVTAVFYSIILPDSLEIIVKLPHSDELRHFTTYKPKVEVENTLEALRQKLEQRYTFRDREELSQEVYNWIIKPAIADLEQNNVKNLVFVMDGSLRNIPMAALYDGKQYLIEKYSVALLPGLQLLAPKQKRRRLEALIAGLTESRLGFSSLSNVAIELQQIKSIIPSKQLINQAFTDTNIGQEVSSVSFPVVHLATHGKFSSKVEDTYILTWNRKINIKLLREILQTREQVVGRSNRVPPPIELLVLSACETATGDKRAALGLAGVAVRSGARSTLASLWQVDDKSTSVLMSEFYRQLTQDANLSKAEALRRAQEFVLKDKEHPFYWAPYVLVGNWL, from the coding sequence ATGGCAAGACCTAATTTTTGGAACACGGCTAGAAAAAAGGGTGTATTTCGCAAGTGGCAAATTATCCTGTTAGCTTTGCTGGGATTGACCTTCAGCTTTAGTGTTCATCTGCTATCGGCTGCTTCTATTGTCCCAGTTATTGAGAAAGTTTCCATCCAATCGAGTCAGCCAATTAGCAATGCTTCTATATCCCATACCGAAGTGCCTGAAAGCATAGAACAACTGATGCAAAAGGGCAAGACTTTATACCAATCAGGACAATTTGCCTTTGCAGCGCAAACTTTTCAGCAGGCTGCACAGGTTTATCAGTCCCAAAATGACGCACTCAACCAAGCTTTGGCGTTAAATTTCCTTTCTTTAACTGAGGAAAAACTGGGACATTTGAACCAAGCAAGTGTGGCAATTACAACTAGTCTTAATTTATTAAAGCAAGCAAATTTAAGTACTAGTAACGCAAAACACATTCTCGCTCTGGTTCTCAACACTCAAGGCAATTTACAATTAGTACTGGGGCAAGTTGAAAATGCTTTGCAATCATGGCAAAAGGCGGCTAAAACCTATACTGAAATTGGTGATAGTGCTGGTAATATTGGTACTTTAATTAACCAGGCTACGGCTTTCCAATCTTTGGGGCTTTACCACCGCACGATGAAAATATTTGAGCAGGTAGAAAAAAATCTCCTTTCCATGCCAAACTCGCTTTTAAAAGCTGCTGGATTGCGAAGTTTTGGAAATTCGCTGCTAGCTAGTGGAGATATTAGTGGAGATATAGAAGATCCTGAGAAAATACTGGAGCAAAGTTTGGCAGTAGCGCAACAGTTGCGATCGCCACAAGAAGAAAGTGCAACTTTACTTAGTTTAGGCAATCTCGCATTCGCAAGGGGCAAGAAAAATCTCATCAAAGAAAGCACTACTGAGGATAATTTTCTCCCGTCGCGGTGTGGACAAACAGCGATCGCCCAAACAGAGGATACCAAATACTTCAAAAAAGCATCTGATTACTATGATGAAATCGCTAATAAGTCAAGTTCCCCCATTACTACTGTACAAGCACAACTCAATCGCTTGAGTGTATTGCAGTTTCTTGGGCAACAACCGACGAGCGAATATCTTGGAGCAATTAAATCTGCATTCTCCAATTTAACCCCCAGTCGAGCCGCAGTATACGCCAGAATAAATTTTGTCCAGAGTTTGGTTTGTCTTGAAAAGGCACAGAAGCAGACAACAAGAGAAATTTTCAATTCCCCAACCCAAAATCAGGATTTCCAAGCAGCAGCCAGGGAACAAGCTAAAATTCAAAATCCCGAAGAAATTGTCGAGCTATTAAACACTGCTGTGCAACAAGCCAAAGACATCAAAGACCAACGAGCCGAGTCTTATAGTCTAGGTTATCTGGCTCAATTTTACGAGATGAAAAAACAATTGCCAAACGCACAGAGATATACCGAGTCAGCTTTAAATCTTGCTCAGATGATAAATGCACCGGATATTGCTTATCAGTGGGAATGGCAACTCGGACGCCTGCTTTTGGTACAGGGAGATTCAGAAAGAGCAGTAGCAGCTTACACCACAGCAGTGGAAACTCTTCATACTTTACGCGGTGATTTGGTAGCTCTTAATCCCGACATTCAATTTGACTTTCGAGATGAAGTAGAACCAGTATATCGTCAATTGGTAGGATTACTTTTACAATCAGACCAAACCTCGACTGACAAAGCAGTAACCAAACAAGTCAGCCAGAAAAATTTAAAGCAAGCTCGCGATGTGATTGAAGCTTTACAATTGGCTGAATTAGACAACTTTTTCCAAGATACTTGTATTACCATCCAGCCAACGCCGATTGACGAAGTGGTGAACAATGCTAATCCAGTGACAGCAGTTTTTTACTCAATTATCTTACCAGACAGCCTCGAAATAATTGTCAAATTACCGCATTCTGACGAATTACGGCATTTCACGACTTATAAACCCAAAGTTGAAGTAGAAAATACTTTAGAAGCACTGCGACAAAAACTAGAACAACGCTATACATTTCGCGATCGCGAAGAGCTTTCTCAAGAAGTATATAACTGGATTATCAAACCTGCCATTGCAGACTTAGAGCAAAATAATGTCAAAAATCTAGTCTTTGTGATGGATGGTTCGTTGCGGAATATCCCAATGGCTGCGCTTTATGACGGTAAACAGTATTTGATAGAAAAATACAGCGTTGCCCTCTTGCCCGGTTTGCAACTGCTAGCACCCAAACAAAAACGCAGACGATTGGAAGCATTAATCGCCGGATTAACAGAGTCTCGCCTCGGCTTTAGTTCCTTATCAAATGTCGCCATCGAATTGCAGCAAATAAAGTCTATTATTCCTTCTAAACAACTTATAAACCAAGCTTTTACTGACACCAACATTGGACAGGAGGTCAGTTCAGTTTCTTTTCCTGTGGTTCACCTAGCAACTCACGGCAAATTCAGTTCTAAAGTTGAAGATACATATATTCTTACTTGGAATCGCAAGATTAATATTAAACTATTGCGTGAAATACTGCAAACTAGAGAACAAGTGGTAGGGCGCTCCAATCGCGTACCACCTCCAATTGAATTACTTGTTCTCAGTGCTTGTGAAACAGCGACTGGAGATAAGCGTGCTGCTTTGGGACTCGCTGGTGTTGCTGTGCGTTCCGGCGCACGCAGTACCCTGGCCTCACTGTGGCAAGTAGACGATAAATCTACCTCCGTTCTAATGAGTGAATTCTATCGACAATTAACACAAGATGCCAATTTAAGTAAAGCAGAAGCCCTACGTCGCGCTCAAGAGTTTGTTTTGAAGGATAAAGAACATCCATTTTATTGGGCACCCTATGTTTTAGTGGGGAATTGGCTTTAG
- a CDS encoding serine hydrolase domain-containing protein: MNLKLLAFSKILFAIVFVISLGFTGYLVANNISQRVIEKSLAKQVISTSTVGKSAQLQKLLNEIIVEQKIPGAVMYITTPKGSWLGASGVSNLSTKTRMKPTDGFSIASMSKTFMAVVVLKLVEQGKIGLDRAIATYLPRDITPHIVNSEKITVRQLLNHTSGVAEYLDTKEFIQATAKRSRSQPWTAREAIRYMYQEEPQANPGEKFIYTDCNYILLELIVENITRGTLAQAIRSQILKPLGLKHTFTELREPIIGEVATGYGDRNKDGKLDSYAQVNDGNGLGDGGLVSTAEDLAKFAKALFVKKTLLSSKMMKEMLKFKDNGAGYSYGLGVERFSSPLAKAIGHSGTAYGFVTLLAYLPNEKTTIVVLLNNQNVDIKSVAKTGLEVVENK; encoded by the coding sequence ATGAACCTAAAACTTTTGGCTTTCAGCAAAATTTTATTTGCGATAGTCTTTGTGATTTCCCTTGGTTTTACAGGATATTTAGTGGCTAATAACATTAGTCAGAGAGTAATTGAAAAATCTCTTGCTAAACAAGTGATATCTACCTCCACCGTCGGAAAAAGTGCTCAACTACAGAAGCTTTTAAATGAGATAATTGTAGAACAGAAAATTCCTGGTGCAGTCATGTATATTACTACACCTAAAGGTTCTTGGCTGGGAGCATCTGGTGTGAGTAACTTGTCAACTAAAACCAGGATGAAACCCACAGATGGCTTTTCTATTGCCAGTATGAGTAAAACTTTTATGGCGGTGGTTGTGCTGAAATTAGTGGAACAAGGAAAGATAGGATTAGATCGGGCGATCGCAACCTACTTACCAAGAGACATAACTCCTCATATTGTCAACAGCGAAAAAATTACAGTTCGTCAACTCCTCAACCACACCAGTGGTGTTGCTGAATACTTAGATACAAAAGAGTTTATTCAAGCTACAGCGAAAAGAAGTCGCTCACAGCCTTGGACAGCCAGAGAAGCTATTCGGTATATGTATCAAGAAGAACCACAGGCAAATCCTGGAGAAAAATTTATTTATACTGATTGCAACTATATTCTTTTGGAACTGATTGTTGAAAACATCACTAGGGGAACTCTCGCCCAAGCAATCCGCAGTCAGATTTTAAAACCATTGGGATTAAAACATACCTTCACGGAATTGCGCGAACCGATAATTGGAGAAGTCGCTACAGGTTATGGCGATCGCAATAAGGATGGTAAGCTAGATAGCTACGCCCAAGTCAATGATGGTAATGGTTTGGGAGATGGGGGATTAGTTTCAACAGCAGAAGATTTAGCCAAGTTCGCCAAAGCGTTATTTGTCAAAAAAACCTTACTTTCCTCAAAGATGATGAAAGAAATGTTGAAATTTAAAGATAATGGCGCAGGTTATAGTTATGGCTTGGGTGTAGAACGATTTTCATCTCCTTTAGCAAAGGCAATTGGGCATAGTGGTACAGCTTATGGCTTCGTAACATTGCTTGCATATTTACCCAATGAAAAAACTACTATAGTAGTGCTGCTAAACAATCAGAATGTTGATATTAAATCAGTAGCTAAAACAGGTCTAGAGGTTGTCGAGAATAAATGA
- the fdhD gene encoding formate dehydrogenase accessory sulfurtransferase FdhD → MRMPTKSKTKATVWVVEKGQVRSRLDHLTTEEPLEIRLVPFQKTVAVTMRTPGADFELAAGFLYSEGVVNSREDIRRISYCVDELVDGEQRHNIVNVELRDGLIPDLQPLERHFYTSSACGVCGKASLEALRLRGCPVISSGPTVTPEIVYSLPDKLRAAQGIFTATGGLHAAAIFDAQGQMLNLWEDVGRHNALDKLIGTALLSDELPLNNCIVLVSGRSSFEILQKSTTAGVPIVCSVSAPSSLAVSVAKEFGITLIGFLRGERFNIYTGLQRINAA, encoded by the coding sequence ATGAGAATGCCAACTAAAAGCAAAACCAAAGCCACTGTTTGGGTAGTGGAAAAAGGTCAAGTACGGTCTCGTTTAGATCATCTTACTACTGAGGAACCTTTGGAAATTCGTCTTGTTCCTTTCCAGAAGACGGTAGCTGTAACAATGCGGACACCAGGGGCAGATTTTGAACTAGCTGCTGGCTTCCTCTACAGTGAAGGAGTCGTTAATAGCAGGGAAGATATTCGACGTATCAGCTACTGCGTAGATGAATTAGTAGATGGTGAGCAGCGCCATAATATTGTAAATGTGGAACTGCGGGATGGGTTGATTCCAGACTTACAGCCTTTGGAGCGCCATTTCTACACAAGTAGCGCCTGTGGGGTGTGTGGTAAAGCTAGCCTTGAGGCTTTGCGTCTGCGGGGATGTCCAGTAATTTCTTCTGGCCCAACGGTAACACCTGAGATCGTATACAGCCTACCAGATAAACTCCGGGCTGCTCAAGGTATTTTCACTGCTACAGGGGGTTTGCACGCTGCGGCTATCTTTGATGCTCAAGGACAAATGTTAAACCTGTGGGAGGATGTTGGGCGACACAATGCTTTGGATAAATTGATTGGTACAGCTTTGCTCAGTGATGAATTACCTTTAAATAATTGTATTGTTCTGGTTAGCGGACGCTCAAGTTTTGAGATTTTGCAAAAGTCTACAACTGCTGGAGTTCCCATTGTCTGTTCTGTTTCTGCTCCCAGTAGTTTGGCGGTATCTGTTGCCAAGGAATTCGGGATTACCTTAATTGGATTCCTGCGCGGAGAACGATTCAATATTTACACTGGTTTGCAAAGAATAAACGCTGCTTAA
- a CDS encoding orange carotenoid protein N-terminal domain-containing protein, giving the protein MTYTIDEATKPALESFKRFDVDTQLALLWFGYLDLKEQLQPAPPQSVEVPARTLFDQFLELSKEEQLQAQRDIINGAANEISQGYNALSPNAKLDVWFMLAQGMEDGSIIQVPSDYQLPGETDEFVALIKKLEFEQRINFMLSVVEAMG; this is encoded by the coding sequence ATGACTTACACAATTGATGAAGCAACAAAACCGGCTTTAGAAAGTTTTAAACGCTTTGATGTAGACACTCAGCTAGCCCTACTTTGGTTCGGTTACTTGGATCTTAAAGAGCAGCTACAGCCTGCACCTCCTCAAAGCGTAGAAGTTCCTGCTAGAACACTCTTTGACCAATTCCTGGAATTGTCTAAAGAAGAGCAACTGCAAGCGCAACGTGACATTATTAATGGTGCAGCTAACGAGATCAGCCAAGGCTATAATGCTCTAAGTCCCAATGCCAAATTAGACGTTTGGTTTATGCTGGCACAAGGAATGGAGGATGGAAGCATAATTCAAGTGCCCTCCGACTATCAACTTCCTGGTGAAACGGATGAATTTGTCGCATTGATCAAAAAGCTAGAGTTTGAGCAACGGATTAATTTCATGCTGAGTGTCGTGGAAGCAATGGGTTAG
- a CDS encoding GUN4 domain-containing protein, which produces MENLWLKYSAGRFGFSIQKKTYLQQNSSI; this is translated from the coding sequence ATTGAGAATCTGTGGTTAAAATACAGTGCAGGGCGTTTTGGCTTCAGTATTCAAAAGAAAACTTATTTACAGCAGAATTCAAGTATTTGA